A genomic segment from Geitlerinema sp. PCC 7407 encodes:
- the clpS gene encoding ATP-dependent Clp protease adapter ClpS, protein MSVETIEQRSTARKHAPRYRVLLHNDDFNPMEYVVQVLLQTVASLTQPQAVSIMMEAHTNGLALVITCAQEHAEFYSETLKNHGLSSSIEPDE, encoded by the coding sequence GTGTCTGTCGAGACCATTGAACAGCGTTCAACGGCCCGCAAACACGCGCCCCGATACCGGGTTTTGCTGCACAACGACGATTTCAATCCGATGGAATACGTTGTGCAAGTCTTGCTGCAAACCGTGGCAAGCCTCACGCAACCCCAAGCGGTCAGCATCATGATGGAGGCGCATACAAATGGGCTTGCGCTAGTCATTACGTGCGCGCAGGAGCATGCAGAGTTTTATTCCGAGACCCTGAAGAATCACGGCTTGAGCAGCTCAATCGAGCCAGATGAGTAG